The following proteins are co-located in the Streptomyces sp. NBC_01198 genome:
- a CDS encoding DNA translocase FtsK translates to MAPRTSGTAKKAPAKPAAKKPPAKKPASAARPPAKKAAAAPKPAPKAAPSPTSGVYRMFRALWLGLAHTVGAVFRGIGRGARGLDPAHRKDGLGLLLIGLTLVVAAGTWSNLQGPVGNLVEMLVTGAFGRLDLLVPLLLGAVAVRVMRHPEQPEANGRIVIGLSALVIGTLGLIHLACGSPTRSDGATALRNAGGLIGWVAASPLVYTVGAVLAAPLLLLITAFGLLVVTATPLAAVPQRLRAAGARLGLYAPQPDLDAVPLEEFFDADEADGLPGGRDNEDEAPVRRLPRKLGKAPDEPYDVDGDLGADGLPAGDEPRPRRRPRRRPEPLPGTAQAAGSDAVDVAAAAAAALDGAVLHGLQPSPLVADLTSGIKKPVPAARAEEDNTGSGVPDLTKHTADPGEPLPPRAEQLQLSGDITYALPSLDLLERGGPGRTRSAANDAVVASLTQVFKEFKVDAVVTGFTRGPTVTRYEVELGAAVKVERITALAKNIAYSVASPDIRIISPIPGKSAVGIEIPNSDREMVNLGDVLRSAEAAGEDHPMTVALGKDVEGGYVMANLAKMPHVLVAGATGSGKSSCINCLITSVMARATPDEVRMVLVDPKRVELTAYEGIPHLITPIITNPKRAAEALQWVVREMDLRYDDLAAYGFRHIDDFNAAVRSGRARTPEGSERELTPYPYLLVIVDELADLMMVAPRDVEDSIVRITQLARAAGIHLVLATQRPSVDVVTGLIKANVPSRLAFATSSLADSRVILDQPGAEKLIGKGDGLFLPMGANKPIRMQGAFVTEDEVAKVVDHCKAQLTPAYRSDVTVGSGPKKEIDEEIGDDLDLLCQAAELVVSTQFGSTSMLQRKLRVGFAKAGRLMDLMESRGIVGPSEGSKARDVMVKADELDGVLTEIRGGA, encoded by the coding sequence ATGGCCCCACGTACGTCCGGCACCGCCAAGAAAGCCCCGGCGAAGCCTGCGGCCAAAAAGCCCCCGGCGAAGAAGCCCGCGAGCGCCGCCCGACCGCCCGCCAAGAAGGCGGCAGCGGCGCCCAAACCCGCGCCCAAAGCGGCTCCTTCGCCGACCAGCGGCGTCTACCGCATGTTCCGGGCGCTGTGGCTCGGCCTGGCGCACACCGTCGGCGCGGTCTTCCGCGGCATAGGACGCGGCGCCCGCGGACTGGACCCCGCGCACCGCAAGGACGGCCTCGGCCTGCTGCTGATCGGGCTGACCCTGGTGGTCGCGGCCGGCACCTGGTCCAACCTGCAGGGCCCGGTCGGCAACCTGGTGGAGATGCTGGTCACCGGCGCCTTCGGACGGCTGGACCTGCTGGTGCCGCTGCTGCTCGGCGCGGTCGCCGTCCGCGTCATGCGGCACCCCGAACAGCCCGAGGCCAACGGCCGGATCGTCATCGGCCTGTCCGCCCTGGTCATCGGCACGCTGGGGCTGATCCATCTGGCCTGCGGCTCACCGACCCGCAGCGACGGCGCGACCGCGCTGCGAAACGCCGGCGGCCTGATCGGCTGGGTCGCGGCCTCCCCGCTGGTCTACACGGTCGGCGCCGTCCTGGCCGCGCCGCTGCTGCTGCTCATCACCGCCTTCGGGCTGCTCGTGGTCACCGCCACCCCGCTCGCCGCCGTACCGCAGCGGCTGCGGGCGGCCGGCGCCCGGCTCGGCCTCTACGCCCCGCAGCCGGACCTCGACGCCGTCCCGCTGGAGGAGTTCTTCGACGCCGACGAGGCGGACGGCCTGCCCGGCGGCCGGGACAACGAGGACGAGGCGCCGGTTCGCCGGCTGCCGAGGAAGCTCGGCAAGGCGCCGGACGAGCCCTACGACGTGGACGGCGACCTGGGCGCGGACGGCCTGCCGGCCGGCGACGAGCCCAGGCCGCGGCGCAGACCCCGCCGCCGGCCCGAGCCGCTGCCCGGGACCGCCCAGGCGGCCGGGTCGGACGCGGTGGACGTGGCCGCGGCCGCCGCGGCGGCGCTGGACGGCGCCGTCCTGCACGGCCTGCAGCCGTCGCCGCTGGTCGCCGACCTGACGAGCGGCATCAAGAAGCCGGTGCCCGCCGCCCGCGCGGAGGAGGACAACACCGGCTCCGGCGTCCCCGACCTGACCAAGCACACCGCCGATCCCGGCGAGCCGCTGCCGCCGCGCGCCGAGCAGCTGCAGCTGTCCGGCGACATCACCTACGCGCTGCCGTCGCTCGACCTGCTGGAACGCGGCGGCCCCGGGCGTACCCGCAGCGCCGCGAACGACGCGGTGGTCGCCTCGCTGACCCAGGTCTTCAAGGAGTTCAAGGTCGACGCGGTCGTCACCGGCTTCACCCGCGGCCCGACGGTCACCCGCTACGAGGTGGAACTCGGCGCCGCCGTCAAGGTCGAGCGGATCACCGCACTGGCCAAGAACATCGCCTACTCCGTCGCCAGCCCCGACATCAGGATCATCAGCCCCATCCCCGGCAAGTCCGCGGTCGGCATCGAGATCCCCAACAGCGACCGCGAGATGGTCAACCTCGGCGACGTGCTGCGCTCCGCGGAGGCCGCGGGCGAGGACCACCCGATGACGGTCGCGCTCGGCAAGGACGTCGAGGGCGGCTACGTGATGGCCAACCTCGCGAAGATGCCGCACGTCCTGGTCGCCGGCGCCACCGGCTCCGGCAAGTCGTCCTGCATCAACTGCCTGATCACCTCGGTGATGGCCCGCGCCACCCCGGACGAGGTCCGCATGGTGCTGGTGGACCCCAAGCGGGTGGAGCTGACGGCGTACGAAGGCATCCCGCACCTGATCACCCCGATCATCACCAACCCCAAGCGGGCCGCCGAAGCGCTCCAGTGGGTGGTGCGCGAGATGGACCTGCGCTACGACGACCTGGCCGCGTACGGCTTCCGGCACATCGACGACTTCAACGCCGCCGTGCGCTCCGGTCGGGCCAGGACCCCCGAGGGCAGCGAGCGCGAGCTGACGCCGTATCCGTATCTGCTGGTCATCGTGGACGAGCTGGCCGACCTGATGATGGTCGCGCCGCGCGACGTCGAGGACTCCATCGTGCGGATCACCCAGCTGGCCAGGGCCGCCGGCATCCACCTGGTGCTGGCCACCCAGCGGCCCAGCGTGGACGTGGTCACCGGACTGATCAAGGCGAACGTGCCGTCCCGGCTGGCCTTCGCGACCTCCTCGCTCGCCGACAGCCGGGTCATCCTGGACCAGCCGGGTGCCGAGAAGCTGATCGGAAAGGGCGACGGACTGTTCCTGCCGATGGGCGCGAACAAGCCGATCCGGATGCAGGGCGCCTTCGTCACCGAGGACGAGGTGGCCAAGGTCGTCGACCACTGCAAGGCCCAGCTCACCCCCGCGTACCGCAGCGACGTCACCGTCGGCAGCGGCCCGAAGAAGGAGATCGACGAGGAGATCGGCGACGACCTGGACCTGTTGTGCCAGGCCGCGGAGCTGGTGGTCTCCACGCAGTTCGGCTCGACTTCGATGCTCCAGCGCAAGCTGCGTGTGGGATTCGCCAAGGCGGGCAGGCTGATGGATCTGATGGAGTCGCGCGGCATCGTCGGCCCCAGCGAGGGGTCGAAGGCGCGCGATGTGATGGTGAAGGCGGACGAGCTCGACGGGGTGCTGACCGAGATCCGCGGCGGGGCCTGA
- a CDS encoding response regulator, giving the protein MVQKAKILLVDDRPENLLALEAILSALDQTLVRASSGEEALKALLTDDFAVILLDVQMPGMDGFETAAHIKRRERTRDIPIIFLTAINHGPHHTFRGYAAGAVDYISKPFDPWVLRAKVSVFVDLYMKNCQLREQAGLLRLQLEQGLPSGAEANGSKEPAGLLAELSARLAAVEEQAEALSKQLGESADAAAVATAAHLERKLTGLRRALDALEPGSGGGIVRQASGD; this is encoded by the coding sequence ATGGTGCAGAAGGCCAAGATCCTCCTGGTCGATGACCGGCCGGAGAATCTGCTGGCGCTGGAGGCGATTCTCTCGGCGCTCGATCAGACTCTGGTCAGGGCATCGTCCGGGGAGGAAGCGCTCAAAGCGCTGCTCACCGACGATTTCGCGGTGATCCTGCTCGATGTCCAGATGCCGGGCATGGACGGGTTCGAGACCGCGGCGCACATCAAGCGGCGGGAGCGGACCCGGGACATCCCGATCATCTTCCTGACTGCGATCAACCACGGGCCGCACCACACCTTCCGCGGCTACGCGGCGGGTGCGGTGGACTACATCTCCAAGCCGTTCGACCCGTGGGTGCTGCGGGCCAAGGTGTCGGTCTTCGTCGACCTGTACATGAAGAACTGCCAGCTGCGCGAGCAGGCCGGACTGCTGCGGCTGCAGCTGGAGCAGGGCCTGCCCTCCGGGGCGGAGGCCAACGGCTCCAAGGAGCCGGCGGGCCTGCTGGCCGAGCTGTCCGCCCGACTGGCGGCCGTCGAGGAGCAGGCCGAGGCGCTGAGCAAGCAGCTCGGCGAGTCCGCGGACGCGGCAGCGGTGGCGACCGCCGCCCACCTGGAGCGCAAGCTGACCGGCCTGCGCCGGGCGCTGGACGCGCTGGAGCCCGGCAGCGGCGGCGGCATCGTCCGGCAGGCCTCCGGGGACTAG
- a CDS encoding HAMP domain-containing protein yields MESGASARGTVTRTKNGRSRAGGTVEVDSAALTKLLTALAAMRDGNFRRRLTVSGEGVMAEVAAVFNEVADRNQHLTGELARVRRVVGREGKLTERLETGACEGAWAAAIEASNALVDDLVRPVSEVGRVLSAVAEGDLEQRMDLRAQNPDGSAHPLRGEFLKVGRTVNGLVDQLSAFTDEVTRVASEVGTEGKLGGQAKVRGMAGSWKDLTDSVNTMAYRLTAQVRDIALVTTAVLKGDLSRKVTVHVAGEMLELKNTVNTMVDQLSSFSSEVTRVAREVGTEGELGGQAQVPGVAGVWKDLTDSVNLMAGNLTAQVRDIAQVTTAVANGDLTQKITIGARGEVAQLAETINAMTETLRTFADEVTRVAGEIGAEGQLGGQAQVPGAAGTWKDLTDSVNTAFRNLTAQVRDIAQVTTAVAGGDLSQKVTVDVSGEMLELKNTVNTMVDQLSAFGAEVTRVAREVGVEGILGGQAQVPGAAGTWKDLTDSVNTAFRNLTGQVRNIAQVTTAVANGDLSQKVTVDVSGEMLELKNTVNRMVDQLGSFAAQVTRMATDVGTEGRLGGQARVDGVSGTWKDLTDSVNFMAGNLTSQVRQIAQVTTAVARGDLSQKIDVDARGEILELKNTINTMVDQLSSFAEQVTRVAREVGTEGRLGGQAQVPGVAGVWRDLTDSVNFMAGNLTGQVRNIAQVATAVARGDLSQKIDVDARGEILELKNTLNTMVDQLSSFAEQVTRVAREVGTEGILGGQAEVKGVSGTWKDLTQSVNFMANNLTSQVRNIADVTSAVAQGDLSRKITVDAKGEILALVTTVNTMVDTLSAFGDEVTRVAREVGTEGQLGGQARVRDASGIWKDLTDNVNLMASNLTSQVRSISSVATAVANGDLTKKINVDARGEVAQLAETINTMVDTLSAFGDEVTRVAREVGTEGILGGQARVPGVSGTWKDLTESVNGMASNLTGQVRQIAQVTTAVARGDLSKKIDVDARGEILELKTTINTMVGQLSAFGDEVTRVAREVGTEGRLGGQARVPDVSGIWKDLTESVNLMANNLTSQVRNIAQVATAVTRGDLNLRIDVDAAGEILELQDYINTMIVRLRETTLANKEQDWLKGNLARISGLMQGRRDLGDVAALIMSELTPVVSAQHGAFFLAEDTTEVGEEYELRLRGSYGFSRRTMSTVFLPGEGLIGQAAVEKRSILIEHVPPGYLKITSGLGDAPPSHVIVLPVLFEGRVLGVIELAAFQPFTQIQKDFLNQITDIIAISVNTISVNTKTEGLLKQSQELTEQLQERSAELENRQRALQLSNAELEEKAELLARQNRDIEVKNTEIEEARQVLEERAEQLAVSMRYKSEFLANMSHELRTPLNSLLILAKLLADNADGNLSPKQVEFAETIHGAGSDLLQLINDILDLSKVEAGKMDVSPTRIALVQLVDYVEATFRPLTAEKGLDFSVRVSPELPVTLHTDEQRLLQVLRNLLSNAVKFTDSGSVELVIRPAGSEVPQSIREQLLEAGTLRDPDQPLIAFSVTDTGIGIAAGKMRVIFEAFKQADGTTSRKYGGTGLGLSISREIARLLGGEIHADSQPGRGSTFTLYLPLSLGELPPAVPQLPAGTADQDAAAAGRTRNPGSSLARLRRRSAQPAPLPAGHGQHGSGHEPWQEESQPAAESGFSGGFSGEKVLIVDDDIRNVFALTSVLEQHGLTVLYAENGREGIEVLEQYDDIAIVLMDIMMPEMDGYATTTAIRKMPQFAGLPIIALTAKAMKGDREKSIDSGASDYVAKPVDTDHLLTLMEEWMHAR; encoded by the coding sequence GTGGAGTCTGGCGCATCGGCGCGGGGCACAGTCACGCGTACGAAAAACGGGCGTTCCCGGGCCGGCGGGACCGTAGAGGTCGATTCTGCCGCGCTCACCAAGCTGCTCACCGCGCTCGCCGCGATGCGGGACGGCAATTTCCGCCGTCGCCTGACGGTGAGCGGCGAGGGGGTGATGGCGGAGGTCGCCGCGGTCTTCAACGAGGTCGCCGACCGCAACCAGCACCTCACCGGGGAGCTGGCCCGGGTGCGCCGTGTCGTCGGCCGGGAGGGCAAGCTCACCGAGCGCCTGGAGACAGGGGCCTGCGAGGGCGCCTGGGCGGCGGCCATCGAGGCGTCGAACGCCCTGGTGGACGACCTGGTGCGGCCGGTGTCCGAGGTGGGCCGGGTGCTGTCCGCGGTGGCCGAGGGCGACCTGGAACAGCGGATGGACCTGCGCGCGCAGAACCCCGACGGCTCCGCGCACCCGCTGCGCGGCGAGTTCCTCAAGGTCGGCCGTACGGTCAACGGCCTGGTCGACCAGCTGTCCGCGTTCACCGACGAGGTGACCCGGGTGGCCAGCGAGGTCGGTACCGAGGGCAAGCTCGGCGGCCAGGCGAAGGTCCGCGGCATGGCGGGCTCCTGGAAGGACCTGACCGACTCCGTCAACACCATGGCGTACCGGCTGACCGCGCAGGTCCGCGACATCGCCCTGGTGACGACCGCGGTGCTCAAGGGCGACCTGTCACGCAAGGTCACCGTGCATGTCGCCGGCGAGATGCTGGAGCTGAAGAACACCGTCAACACGATGGTGGACCAGCTCTCCTCGTTCTCCTCCGAGGTGACCCGGGTCGCCCGGGAGGTCGGCACCGAGGGCGAGCTGGGCGGCCAGGCCCAGGTGCCGGGCGTGGCCGGGGTGTGGAAGGACCTCACCGACTCGGTGAACCTGATGGCCGGCAACCTGACGGCCCAGGTGCGGGACATCGCGCAGGTCACCACCGCGGTCGCGAACGGCGACCTGACGCAGAAGATCACCATCGGCGCGCGCGGCGAGGTCGCGCAGCTGGCCGAGACGATCAACGCGATGACAGAGACGCTGCGGACCTTCGCCGACGAGGTGACCAGGGTCGCCGGTGAGATCGGCGCGGAGGGCCAGCTGGGCGGGCAGGCGCAGGTGCCGGGTGCGGCGGGCACCTGGAAGGACCTCACCGACTCGGTGAACACCGCCTTCCGCAACCTGACGGCCCAGGTGCGGGACATCGCCCAGGTCACCACCGCCGTCGCGGGCGGCGACCTGTCGCAGAAGGTCACCGTGGACGTCTCCGGCGAGATGCTGGAGCTGAAGAACACCGTCAACACGATGGTCGACCAGCTGTCGGCGTTCGGCGCCGAGGTGACGCGGGTGGCCCGCGAGGTCGGCGTCGAGGGCATCCTCGGCGGGCAGGCGCAGGTGCCGGGTGCGGCGGGCACCTGGAAGGACCTCACCGACTCGGTGAACACCGCCTTCCGCAACCTCACCGGCCAGGTCCGCAACATCGCGCAGGTCACCACGGCGGTCGCCAACGGCGACCTGTCGCAGAAGGTCACGGTCGACGTCTCCGGCGAGATGCTGGAGCTGAAGAACACCGTGAACCGGATGGTCGACCAGCTCGGCTCCTTCGCGGCCCAGGTGACCAGGATGGCCACCGACGTGGGTACGGAGGGCCGGCTCGGCGGCCAGGCGCGGGTGGACGGCGTCAGCGGCACCTGGAAGGACCTCACCGACTCCGTCAACTTCATGGCGGGGAACCTGACCTCCCAGGTGCGGCAGATCGCCCAGGTGACCACGGCGGTGGCCCGCGGCGACCTGTCGCAGAAGATCGACGTGGACGCGCGCGGCGAGATCCTGGAACTGAAGAACACCATCAACACGATGGTGGACCAGCTCTCCTCCTTCGCCGAGCAGGTGACCCGGGTGGCCCGCGAGGTGGGCACCGAGGGCCGGCTCGGCGGGCAGGCGCAGGTGCCGGGCGTCGCCGGCGTGTGGCGGGACCTCACCGACTCGGTGAACTTCATGGCCGGCAACCTGACCGGTCAGGTCCGCAACATCGCACAGGTCGCCACGGCGGTGGCGCGCGGCGACCTGTCGCAGAAGATCGACGTGGACGCGCGCGGCGAGATCCTGGAGCTGAAGAACACCCTCAACACGATGGTGGACCAGCTCTCCTCCTTCGCCGAGCAGGTGACGCGGGTCGCGCGCGAGGTGGGCACCGAGGGCATCCTCGGCGGGCAGGCCGAGGTCAAGGGGGTCAGCGGCACCTGGAAGGACCTCACCCAGTCCGTCAACTTCATGGCCAACAACCTGACCAGCCAGGTCCGCAACATCGCCGACGTCACCAGCGCGGTCGCCCAGGGCGACCTGTCGCGGAAGATCACCGTCGACGCCAAGGGCGAGATCCTGGCCCTGGTCACCACCGTGAACACGATGGTGGACACGCTGTCCGCCTTCGGTGACGAGGTGACCCGGGTGGCCCGCGAGGTGGGCACCGAGGGCCAGCTGGGCGGCCAGGCGCGGGTGCGCGACGCGTCGGGCATCTGGAAGGACCTCACCGACAACGTCAACCTGATGGCGAGCAACCTGACCAGCCAGGTGCGCTCCATCTCGTCGGTGGCCACCGCCGTCGCCAACGGTGACCTGACCAAGAAGATCAACGTGGACGCGCGTGGCGAGGTCGCGCAGCTCGCCGAGACCATCAACACGATGGTGGACACGCTGTCCGCCTTCGGTGACGAGGTGACCCGGGTGGCCCGCGAGGTGGGCACCGAGGGCATCCTCGGCGGCCAGGCGCGGGTGCCGGGCGTCAGCGGGACGTGGAAGGACCTCACGGAGTCCGTCAACGGCATGGCGTCCAACCTGACCGGCCAGGTCCGGCAGATCGCCCAGGTGACGACCGCGGTGGCCCGCGGCGACCTGTCCAAGAAGATCGACGTGGACGCGCGCGGCGAGATCCTGGAGCTCAAGACCACCATCAACACCATGGTCGGGCAGCTGTCCGCCTTCGGTGACGAGGTCACCCGGGTGGCGCGCGAGGTGGGCACGGAGGGCAGGCTGGGCGGCCAGGCGCGGGTGCCGGACGTCTCCGGCATCTGGAAGGACCTGACCGAGTCCGTCAACCTGATGGCCAACAACCTGACCAGCCAGGTGCGCAACATCGCGCAGGTGGCGACGGCGGTGACCCGCGGCGACCTCAACCTGCGGATCGACGTGGACGCGGCCGGCGAGATCCTGGAGCTGCAGGACTACATCAACACGATGATCGTCCGGCTCCGGGAGACCACGCTCGCCAACAAGGAGCAGGACTGGCTCAAGGGCAACCTGGCCCGGATCTCCGGCCTCATGCAGGGCCGCAGGGACCTCGGCGACGTGGCGGCGCTGATCATGAGCGAGCTGACCCCGGTGGTCTCCGCCCAGCACGGCGCCTTCTTCCTCGCCGAGGACACCACGGAGGTCGGCGAGGAGTACGAGCTGCGGCTGCGCGGCAGCTACGGCTTCTCCCGCCGCACCATGTCGACGGTCTTCCTGCCCGGCGAGGGGCTGATCGGGCAGGCCGCGGTGGAGAAGCGGTCCATCCTGATCGAGCACGTCCCGCCGGGTTATCTGAAGATCACCTCCGGCCTGGGCGACGCCCCGCCGTCGCATGTGATCGTGCTGCCGGTGCTGTTCGAGGGCCGGGTGCTCGGCGTCATCGAGCTGGCCGCGTTCCAGCCCTTCACCCAGATCCAGAAGGACTTCCTCAACCAGATCACCGACATCATCGCGATCAGCGTCAACACCATCAGCGTCAACACCAAGACCGAGGGCCTGCTCAAGCAGTCCCAGGAGCTGACCGAGCAGCTGCAGGAGCGCTCCGCGGAGCTGGAGAACCGGCAGCGCGCGCTGCAGCTGTCGAACGCCGAGCTTGAGGAGAAGGCCGAGCTGCTGGCCCGGCAGAACCGCGACATCGAGGTCAAGAACACCGAGATCGAGGAGGCCAGGCAGGTCCTGGAGGAGCGCGCCGAGCAGCTCGCCGTCTCGATGCGCTACAAGTCGGAGTTCCTCGCCAACATGTCGCACGAGCTGCGCACCCCGCTCAACTCGCTGCTGATCCTGGCGAAGCTGCTGGCCGACAACGCCGACGGGAACCTGTCGCCCAAGCAGGTCGAGTTCGCCGAGACCATCCACGGCGCGGGATCCGACCTGCTCCAGCTGATCAACGACATCCTGGACCTGTCGAAGGTCGAGGCGGGCAAGATGGACGTCTCGCCGACCCGTATCGCGTTGGTGCAGCTCGTCGACTACGTGGAGGCCACCTTCCGGCCGCTGACCGCGGAGAAGGGCCTGGACTTCTCGGTGCGGGTCTCGCCCGAACTGCCGGTGACCCTGCACACCGACGAGCAGCGGCTGCTCCAGGTGCTGCGCAACCTGCTGTCGAACGCGGTGAAGTTCACCGACAGCGGCTCGGTCGAACTGGTCATCAGGCCGGCCGGCAGCGAGGTGCCGCAGTCGATCCGCGAGCAGCTGCTCGAGGCCGGCACCCTGCGCGACCCCGACCAGCCGCTGATCGCCTTCTCGGTGACCGATACGGGTATCGGCATCGCGGCCGGCAAGATGCGGGTGATCTTCGAGGCGTTCAAGCAGGCCGACGGCACCACGAGCCGGAAGTACGGCGGTACGGGCCTCGGCCTGTCGATCAGCCGGGAGATCGCCCGGCTGCTCGGCGGCGAGATCCACGCCGACAGCCAGCCCGGTCGCGGCTCGACGTTCACGCTGTACCTGCCGCTGAGCCTCGGCGAGCTCCCGCCGGCGGTGCCGCAGCTGCCGGCCGGTACCGCCGACCAGGACGCCGCCGCCGCGGGACGTACCCGCAACCCCGGCAGCAGCCTGGCCAGGCTGCGCCGGCGCTCCGCCCAGCCGGCGCCCCTGCCGGCCGGGCACGGGCAGCACGGCTCCGGGCACGAGCCGTGGCAGGAGGAGAGCCAGCCGGCCGCTGAGTCGGGCTTCTCCGGCGGTTTCAGCGGCGAGAAGGTGCTGATCGTCGACGACGACATCCGTAACGTCTTCGCGCTGACCAGCGTCTTGGAGCAGCACGGCCTGACCGTGCTGTACGCCGAGAACGGCCGCGAGGGCATCGAGGTGCTCGAACAGTACGACGACATCGCCATCGTGCTGATGGACATCATGATGCCGGAGATGGACGGCTACGCCACGACGACGGCGATCCGCAAGATGCCGCAGTTCGCCGGGCTGCCGATCATCGCGCTGACCGCGAAGGCGATGAAGGGCGACCGGGAGAAGAGCATCGACTCCGGAGCGTCGGACTATGTCGCCAAACCCGTGGACACCGACCATCTGCTGACGCTGATGGAGGAGTGGATGCACGCCCGCTGA